The genomic interval AGCGCAACATCAAGCAGAAGACCTTCAACGACGCACTGACCAAGGAGAAGCTCTCGCCCATCACCATCAACCTCATCAGTGAGTTCGTTGGGGCATCAGTGAGCCGTCATTAGTTCTGATACCACAGAGCACAGGGTTGGGCATTTCCTTCACGGCTGGAGGTGACTCACTGTCCCTGTGTCTATCTTTAAGATGTCCTAGCAGAAAATGGCCGCCTGACCCTGACTGCTGATGTCATTGCCGCCTTCGGGAAGATGATGAGTGCCCACCGTGGGGAAGTCATCTGCTCAGTCACTACTGCCCAGGTAGGTTCCCTCTCCTCTGCCTGCCCCTAGCTGTGACTGATACACATGCTAGCATGACACAAATGGACATGTTAATATAGACCAGGGCTATTCAGTCACGGTCCTCTAGgtctgctgattttccagccttcctgtacctgtgagtcaggtgtgaagcctctgtggccaatcagaatcagtaattattaaagtaactgcttgggagaactgaaaacacggcctggatttggaatcaaggtccagatttgaagagccctgacACAGACAATCCCTTGTATTTAACTCAGCCCCTGGATGAGGCCAACCTTGCAGAGCTGAAGACCGCACTTAATGGGTTCCTGCAGAAGGGTGAGATGCTCAAGCTGGAAACTAAGGTAGGAAAGCAGAAGGTGGAAGAAATTTCCTGGCAGCTGACTCCATTAGTGAATGGTCCCTAGGCTTTAATGCACCATGTTACAGTAGCTTTCTGCTTATGCCGGTTGTTTATTCGTGGATTGTGGCTCCTGGACAGTATTATAAATTAAGCTATTAAATTATCACAGCTGTTGACCCTTCAAAATTTGGGAAAACACTTGTAGGAGGGAAATCCTGATGGCTTTAAAAGCGTTCAAGTTAAAGTTGATGTACTTTCCACAGAGCGATTCTTCCATTTTGGGCGGAATGATCGTCAGCATTGGGGACAAGTACGTTGACATGTCCACAAAGACCAAGATCCAGAAGCTGACCAATATTATGAAAGAGACTTAAGTCCTGTGGACTCATTAGTTGGAATGTTGGGGATCAGTGCTTTACAAGGCCTGGATTGTCGTAAAAAAAGTGTACCTGTGTTCATAACaactttaataaatattctgtaATGTGGAACTCTTGTGGTATGGATGTAAGTGTCCTTTATTCACATTGTTGAATATATAGCTTGTCTGCTGGGAGTTAGTTGTCTTGTAGGGTTGTTTACTGCTACATTAATCCCAAAACTCCCTTAGACTCAGaacctgaaagaaaaaaaagtatgaAATAGGAATTGTAATACATTTCTGGGTTAGATGTTTGTCTTAACATGCTAATGGTAATAGTATAAAGATCATTATGTTTGGTATAATTAGATAAGCTGTTCATTCCATGCTTAGTGCTCAATCAACAATGTCTGTTCCTAATAATCAGTGTAGATGTGGGACAAATTGTGTGACGTTGAATGGACAAGCTCGGGCTTAGAAATTACTTGCTTTAATGAGATTGTACACTGTGGTTCTATAGGTTACAGTACTGAAAATCTTTCATACAGTGGATATGAGACAGTATATAAAGCACGTCCAAAGACACTCGATATTGGGACAAGGAAAGGAGAAACGATGAAATGCACTAAGAAATTACCTAAATTGCACGGAATACAAATGTTAAAACAAGGGATTAAGAACCCATGGTTTTGACAGGGCTATAGATGTTTCTAGTAATTCTGGCAATCTGAGAACATTGTTACCAGATGTTTATTTAGACCAATTTGGGGCATTACATGTTCTTGCAAAGAAGTGTCTACATAcctataaatatacaaatacaccCCAACAAAATCTTACAATTTTCACATATGTAAACTTTAATTTCAAATGGACATGGGTTGACTATctgtaatttaaatattaaagatgCGTTCGAACATTTACACATATCATGGTTCCATGTTACACTTCTTAGGCCTTGTTTAGAAGAGTAATTGTCTGTAGACATGGGTTAGGACTAGCTCTTTATTCATGAGAGAAAAGTCCCTCCTTCATAATGGATGGCACTCTGGAATGGTGACTTCATGCTGTACACAGAGCCTAAGAGGAATGAGCAGTGACCAAGGTCGGGAAGCACTGTACCTAAACCTAAACCAAACCTGAGAACAGCCAACTCCATCCTTGCAGCTTCCCAGGACTGCAGGGCTGTGACTGGGCAACATAGTCGATCAAGTGTCTCCTTGCTACATAATACACATTTTCACTCATCAAagttaattaaaaaagaaaatgagctACTGTGCCAGTCTATCCATGCTTAGAACAAAGCAACATTAAGTCTTTCTGTGACAGCGTAGGCCTTGGAGACACGATGTCTTTGTCGCAGTGTAAAAAAGAAATTGAGCAGAAATAATTGAATGCAGACCATATTTGCAAAGTGATACAGGTGACGTTGCCAACTCAACTGAAATACAAGACCCAGGAGTTAGCAGGCCTCAGTGTGGACAGGGTCCATTTAAtacttattttttatataacgGTTTGGTTACAGTAGTATAGGTTGCTACAGTGTCCTACATTACCAAGCCACTAAAGGCATAGGCAGACATGGGCCCTATTATTTTACACTCTGCATGTAGTTTAACGGAACAACTTCAGGGATGGAGACAGTAACAATAGAATGCaaaactaataaataaaaatgggaaacAGGACAAGGACACACTGAATGGGTACCGTATTAGGCAAGGCGAGGTGCCAAAGCTGCTGTTCCCTTTCTTCTTTTTAATTCTACGAAAGTTTGTTTCTCAGACAAATTAAGTCCTCACCAAAAGCCAGGTGTCGTAAAATTTTAACGTGtgacgaaaaaaaaaatatccgttaaatacaacccccccctccccccctcagtAAACATTTACAACTTCTGATATGGATACTACTAAAATCAGTCAAGGCTATATCTGATTTAAACTCTTGAAGTTCTTAGATAAATTAAAAGACAACAAAGAAATCTATATTCCACAGTTACTAACAGTGCAGTCGAAATAGGACATTTTCAGGACGCTGCCTAAACTGAACTTTGCCACAAAAATATCGTGTGTGATGTAAACTCTCTGGTACATATCAGTCATATTATCACACTGTAAATTACTGTATATCGTAATTTgcagaaacaaatgaaaaactacaaaatatatacaatatatttttataatgcaAATGTATAAATACATTTGAAAGAAGGTACTGATTTGGGAGTACTCCTAAAATTGATACCACCAATGATCAGATCTCTTTTCTAAACTCCTTTTTTGTAGAAACTCAGATTATTTATTCTACAGTGCAGTCCATATATGGTAAAagcaatatacatatataaacataaGCTTGGAAAACAAGTCTTCAACAAGCACAACATGTCTAACTTTTTTGGATTGCCTTTACATAgaactaaaacaaaaaccagTCTACCATGGGTATGCATCCAATGACATGATGTATAAACCACATTCTCAAACTAGCATCATTCTCAAAGTATCTGAATCTCACTTATGCAAAGCAATTGCTTGTTATGAATTGTATCGTTGTAACGTGTCTGACGCACCCGCACTGATCATTATGTAAAAATAATGACTTCAGTACTCAGTACTCAAGTAAATATATTGATCCATTCTGGAGTCATATGACCACTGTTCATACCATAGGCTAATCTGTTCAACCACTCTGTACATCGGACATACACACTACAAtacaaaaacattctgaaacTCTTCAAAGATTATTTAAGGATGACACTTTTTCCCTATAAAGTCTGACACTTGAGGGTCTTTCCTTTCCCTACAGCCATGCACAAATCACATGAATGAAGTTTTCTGCTCCTTATCGAGTGTGCTCTACTGAAGACTCAAAACACAGAACCCCCCTACCCTAATTCCATATGGCACACAGGCTTCCAAACTTGAGGGTgatattcaaataaatataaatgtttcaTGTGACCTTATACATCCATTGGTGGGCAatgacagaaaaacaaatttTTCAATTACTcatatactttttaaataaatattttcatgtCTATAATAGACCCGAACACTTTAATGTTTGGGACAGTTGGCAGAAAAGAACTGTACACCTGATCAAGAAAATTAAGAAAACTTCAAAAATTCCTTCACATACTGAAAGAGTTCACAGAATCCTTCCTATGTGATCCTTCTGTTATGTCAATGTAAAAGTAAcagtaatattaaaataatgataacAGTATCATGTGGAAACACAAAGAACCAAATGCTCTTAGAAaaaacacgcaaacacacaaacatcttGGGTGGATATAGCATCTAGCAATCCAGACCTGCAAGCTgcattattgggggggggggggttaactaCGGCTCATCAAAGAGCTGCAGGTCCAAACGCACTACGATCTCGCCCGTCGGGACCTCGTGCAACAGCAGCCGCTTGGTGATTGGACCCTTCAAACCCTGGTCCTTCTTAATGTCTGCCAGCCGGATCTCTGTCCTGCCCAGGAAGTCTGTGAATAGATACGTTCAAAAGCAATCAACAGCTTTCATTAGGGTTCCAGAATGTTCCAACGACAGTTGATATGTCACACGCTACATGTATGGCCCCTAGCATGAACTGACCGTCAGGGGAGAACTGGTCCCTCTCAAAGACGGTCACACATAACACATCCTGCTCCAGGTCCTTGATGAAGAACTGACAGTTCGAGTTccatttggggttcagtgtgtCCTGCAGTGTCTTAGTGATGTGGCACTGGGACCCCATCGTCACTTCACAGTATGGGTTACTCTTCCCTGGAacataatcagaatcagaagacCTTGTACCAGAGCGATTCAGAGCAATATTGGATCCCAATATCATAGGGTAACACTGTAAGGTCACTGCAGGTACTTAAACCAACCACCTTCCAGTTACAAAGGTATATCATTAAATGCCTCTTTCATTACTCTAAGATGACCATGTATCTACTGTTCATTACTCTGGCTATCACCTACAAGAGGCTGGGAGTACATCTAGTAGTAAGTAACACTACACTAGTAGTAAGTAGTAAGTATGTCTTACCATGAGAACGGCAGGGTTTTAGCTCAATACCTTCCACTATGTTGACCATCAGCCTTCCAATGCCAGTTGCCCTCTGAGATCGTACTGCAGATAAGAGACGCGTAGGTCAGGGAAAAGCCATACTGGGCGAGAAGGCTACCTTCTGACACCTAAAGCTATGCTGGAAGTTCCACTAATCAATGACACCAGAGACTTCCTATAAGGGATATTTCCGTGTGTATGGAGGCTAGGTGTCTACCAAGATACGCCTTCTCTCTTTTCTTCTTGTCCGTCTCAATGTAAAGCTCTGAAGCAGCCTTGATCTTCTGCACCCAAGCAGTCCTGCAAAAGCATACAGGCATCATTTGCATGCTGTGACCCTTCTGCACTGCATTcttaatgcattatttttttgtatctttttttaCAGATGGGTATTGCGTGAGATGGTTCCCTACATGGGATAGTTCCTAATCCATTCAGTAAATGTCAGGGTTGATGGACCGGTGCTGTGTTCAGTACAGGGTGTTTATAGGCAAGGAAAACCCTGCAAATGCTGGTAACTACCTCTCGTTGATGCTCTCTGCCCTGAGCGTGTAGACCCTGTCAATGTGGGAGATGTGAAAGATGGGCTCGTCTCCAGAGGGGTCTGTGGGTAACTTCACCAGTACCTCATTCAGGAAGATAGGCTGCACAAAAATCATAGTTTAACAATACACTTAGCTTACACTGTATACATAGTTTAGTAGTATAAATTCTGGTTCTACATGTGGGATGGGTAAAGGTCATGTGAAGTCAAATGCTGAAGAATACACTTCCTATGCATAAATATAGTACCAATAAGCTGATATAATTACTGGGGACTTCCAACATACAAATTACATTATCCAATTAAATAGATACAGTGGCACCTAAACCCACAGCTAGTTAAAGCTAAGTAAGCACTTAAATTTGGACGTGAAAATACCCACCCCCTCTACTAATACCAATTACTGCAAACCCCCAGCTTTCCACACTGCCAGTAAATGTCTATAAGCCTCTCCACCCACTCACGGTCTTGTACATCCTGTACTGAAGATGTGACTTGGGGCTGAAGACTTTGTCTGAACCGGAGGAGCCAAGGGGCTTGATGATCTGCGTGAGCAGCAGGAAGTCGTTGAATAAGAAGCCATAGAGCTCCTTGTTGCTCTTTGACTTGTAGAGTTTTCCGCTGTGGAGGAACTTCCGAGGGCCCAGGCAGTTGGTCACGGAATTGAACACCAGTTGCTTGGGGAAAGATGGTGGCagcatttattattaattaaaaagcatATTGACAGCTTGCTTTGTTTCATGTAGTTCATCTGTTTGTCAGTGAAGTAGAGGATTTCTGGAAAGGTGGTCTAGTCCTGACCAGAGAGGCTGCTAAGCCCATATATATTATAGTTGTATGAAATACTAATTAAACagaacaaatataaaaatgatagtACAGCCTttccccaggttacgatgggattacgttccgataaacctatcgtaaaatgaaaatatggtaagacaaaatgcattttaatacccTACACCTAAACCAACAAACaccatagcctagcctagcctaccataaacatgcttagaacacttaaaTTAGCccacagttgggcaaaatcattaacagaaaacctattttataataaagtgttgaatatctcatgtaatttattgaataatgtattgagagtgaaaaacatttacccatcgtaaagtcgaaatatcgtaacacAGACCATCATGACCCTGCATGACCAGTTAATGACTCTATATTAGACGATATAGAGATGAAAGGCTTTTATAATCTCAGGCGCAGAGCCTGCAGATGGTCACGTCTGCGAGTATGGCGTGATCAAACGAGTATACCTCAGACAGCCCCTCACACTGAACGTGTCCCTGGATCCACTCCAGGCGGTCCGAGTTCTCCTTCTCCCGCACCCCCTCGTTGACCTGGGAGCAGAGCTCTTCGGCCTTCTCCAAAGCCTGCTTCAGGTGACTGTGATCTGGGTGGTTCTCTGGAGTATTTTCCAAGATCTGAGGGGGCCACGGGCACAAAGATACAGGGTCATTTAGTAGCTTAATCTCAACGTTTGGGGACAAATCATTTGATCGTCTATAACAAGtagaaaaataatataataatattttgaTCAGGAAATAACCAAATTGTTTAACAATTTCACTAGTTACCCATACAGCTAGCTAATTCTCACAGTGTTTGCAATCCTGTAGTAACTATGCTCTACTTTATAATAGAGCTGTAGATCTATTATCCTGCAGAATTTCCAGAGAGAAGAGGGAGCTATGTTTGCATGTACTTATATGGTCTTAATCAGTATAACGTGACATGAATAGAACTGAACAAAGTACAACAGAAACTTCTAGACCTTGCAATCCCGACCAGTATAAGGATAGAGGGAACATGCAACAAGGGCATAAGTCACACTGAGGAAACATGATACGGACAGCAGAGTGGCAGCCAGCGGCGGCACGGCATGAGGGCACGTACGTTCTTGATGATGAGGGGGTAGCGGGTGACCCTCTGCATGGGCTTCAGCAGGAAGCTGGACAAAGGCATGCCCTTGCAACGTGGGTCCATGGCCAGCCGCTGAAAAGGAGGACGGAGAGTGGTTTCAGCAGGTCAGTCCAATTGCCCAGCCGTGTTTGCTCGCCTCAGGGGACCCGTTACCTTGACAAAGTCCTTAAATTCGGGCACCTCATCAGTCTTCTGCTGGATGATGGCGGCGCCGTTGAGCTGGCAGCTGCAGAAGCGGATATAGGGCTGCATGTGGGGTAGCTGCGAGGTGAGGATGTCACCGATCATCTTCACCGGCATGCGTTCGCCTGACATCTTCTTACGCACCCGCAGAGCCCTGGGGGAGGGAGTCAGGAACAGGTtggtgactgggggggggggggtcagagtaCTGATAACCCGAGAGTGGGGTTACTTTTAGAGCATCATTAAGAATGACGGAGCATTTTTTGGATGCAGTGATAAACTATCCTGTGAAAATCACCTACAAATAATGTAATGCAAACTTAAGTAATAAAAAGCATGAATTATATCcatgttatttttaacaaaaatgtgatttttaagcAAGGCAAACAATACTGACTCACTGAGTGTCCTGCCATTTGAAATTTGCCAGTAAACTGGATTTTTATGCTGTACATCATTAGCAGCATAAGCAAAATCTCAACGTGCATCGCAAGGCAAAAAATGTGTCATGAGCTGAGTAGGTTTCagcaatttataaaaaaaatatctgagTCTTTCAAAAGCAAATACACAAGTGGACATGGATTTATGCTCTCAGGGAGATGAAAGTCAAAATGACCAATAGACTATACTGACGTTCTTTGGAATCATCGGTAGTTATTAACAGTTAACAATAGTAGTCTTTTTGGATAGATAATCATAAAATCTCTTCTGAGTCACTGCGAAACATAACGCTGTTTTTCTTAGACAAAAACTATAGGCATAGACACACTGCATTACCACCAGTAACCAGAGGGGGTGCTGAAGTACCCTCAATCACCCTACTACTATAGGCAGGGGCATGCTGCCCTACAGTATTCTGACACTACATTACCACCAGCAACCAGAGGGGGTGCTGAAGTACCCTCAGTCACCCTACTACTATAGGCAGGGGCATGCTGCCCTACAGTATTCTGACACTGCAGTACCACCAGCAACCAGAGGGGGTGCTGAAGTACCCTCAGTCACCCTACTACTATAGGCAGGGGCATGCTGCTCTACAGTATTCTGACACTGCAGTACCACCAGCAACCAGAGCGGGTACATACTATACCTAGcactagggatggcacggttcatgaaaaaaaaccgaaccgttcggttcgcttgtctcggttcggagcatgcatgcgtcgcacggttcgacggttcatgacatgcgcaatgtagcctcgtgccccgtatatgacgtcagtgtgtttccctttcgcgcgaaagaataggctatatagTTTGTCCGTAGTGATTCACGCACAGCAGCCCAATTTCCAGCGCTACTGCTAGGATTTTACCTTACAGTTCTAGAAAACTTTCAACACCTAAAACAACTGATAAAGTTCCTCTGACGCAACTTGACAAATGTTTTTAGCTCAATACAAACTGAGGTCAACCACAACGAAGAGGACCGGCAATTGCGCGATCAAATGAAGTGTAATCTGATTTTCCACTTGGGCAGGGGCGGGGGAGGAGGGCGGGGGTGCATACTTCAGCAACTTGACGTTGCACATAATTAGCTCCTTCCAGTTAACGAAGATCATGGCTACTTCCTTCTCAGTCAGCAGCTCGGACTCCAGAAGCGGCTTCTGGAAGACCTGAGGCAATAAAAGCAGGGTATTAAAGTTTAATCGGTGTTTCAAAGGCTGTGTACGAGGGGAGATCAGCACATTTTCACCTCCAGTGCAGATGAATTATCATTCGTTTCTTGAGAAAATGCATGTATAAGCATGTTCTTTATACATACGTTATTGCACATTAGTGAGAACCGTACATGCTGGCTAGGaaaaattcatccatccatctttcatgaCCACTTATCCTGAACAACTGcatggtgagcctggagcctagcAGGCACTGGGCACTGGGCActggcagggacaccctggaatgGGAAGCCAGTCCACTACAAGCCACAGACACAATCGCAGTGTGGATAAAGTCACAACTGCAGGTGTTTGAACTCTGAGGTGAAAGAGAAACACATGGAGAATATGAAAACCTAACCTTCAACgagccccaccccacccccacccccaccccctccacccccaactCCATAAGAAAAGTCCTCCAGGAAATGATATACATGGTTTTGCTTAAGAACATACACTCACTTCACTGTAGACCTTTTATAGAAAAGTAAAAGTTCCGATCCTTAGAAACACATTTTCTACTGGGTTGGGGGATTTCCAATTGCATGTGTAATCAACTTCAAAAATGGCCATAACACCTGAGTAAAACATGCTTCCTCTATGGCAGGAAACAGGCTGTTATTAATACGGTGCCTGAcaatctgtaaaaacaaaagaaGACATTTTTGCCCTTAATCGGCTGATTAGTTTTTGTTAAATGCTGACTTGAACAAATGCCTAATTAGCCTGATTTACTCTCTTATTCTCTGTGTGGATCTCAAAAGGAGCTTTCATGTGTGTGCAGATCTGACTTAATCAAAGAACAGAGCTCAGGGCTGCACACTGTCGCATAGTGCCCCCCCCCGATGCTCACCCACCTCTGTGACCAGCTGCAGGTCGCTGACATAGTTTTCCTCAGTGACGATGAGCTCATGGGTGTAGCCCTGTCTCTTCCTCTCCGTGGGGGTCAGCATGTCCAGGAGGTGCAGGTCAGCACACCCTGCAGACAGGACAGCGGGATGCGTTTAGTCATCCTCTGCGGATCAACTTACCCACAGCTGGTCATCAACCATCACCAAGGTAAAACTAGACTTCAGACAGATTTGTTTTATTGCTAAAATTATAACATTTTAACTTCAGTTACATCTGATCACATTGACTGAATTTTAAATTCATGCATTATTTGCTTTGACTTGATGGAGAACGATATGTACTGGGATATGTACTGGGATATGTACTGGATAGCAGAGCATTACCATGTACATATCGGTCACAGGGTCTGGGATTCCTCGAGCTGATGATTCCCTCTTGACACCCAGACCCAGATCATTCAAACAAGTGCAAACATATACACTAACAGTCCTCCATGACGACAAAAAGCCAGATCAAACCATGCCAGGCCATGTTAATAGTATAAAATGTAACTGAAAACCCATTTAACAGTTTGGATACAAGCTACAGTCCTATGCATCATCTGCTGACACGAAAAGACAACAGTGGATTATGTTTTAAGAGAAAAATAGAGTACCCAAATGATTAATGCTTTGCTTTGTATCTcacctaaaacaaaacagaccaaTGGCAACCATGTTGAGTTCAGTTACCATGTTTTTCAGTGACGTGAAATACAGATCTCAAAACCCACTGCAACTGCttaaagaaacacacacacaaacacacatcagGTCCACAATTGATACTGAGTCTTTTAATGGTTATGTACAcatttttcttaataaagaTTTTGCTACAGTCATTTTAAAGCTGAGttgtttgtatatatttttatatgcttTACATTCATTTCCCACTAACGGCTTCCTTGGCGAAGTGCAACGTAATAGAGACTCCCTCTCATTCCCTACCTCCCAGATTGCCCATGTGCATCTTAGAAAGAGATAAATAATCACTTTCTTAATGTAGGATGGCGTGCACTTTAACTGCCAACCAGGACCGTGTTATATGGACCAACATTCAAGCCGCTTTTTTAATGTCCCAAGGTTCTCCACAACTTCAAGTGCGACCAATCAACGTCTGAGCAGCGTACCACTGTACGgtcaacaaaaaaaagaaaaaacaaatacagtatatgtgccaTATATAGAAAGACTTactgtaacagaaacagaaaaataatacTGCTATCAGAAAGGAGAAAATGACAAGACATGGTATCTGTCCTGTTCCATCTCTTCTAATTACTTGTCATGGTCTTGGGGGTTAAGGTGTGTTAAGCAGCTGTGTTAAGCAGCTGTGTTTTGAGTTTCAGCCTCATCAAACTCCATCAAGTCTCATTTGAGTTTGCAGAGAGAAAACATACAGCCTCCCTACAGCGTTTTATTGCAGTAAGGACTGTTACGAGTTGTGTTATTTTTACATTACAGTTTTAGttacaggttaaaaaaaaatatatatatatatatatatatatatatatatatatatataaaattaaatgaacaaataaaactTGCTGATCCAAGTGGTTTGTGACAGTCGGTACCAATCACTCATTCTCTCTAAATACTTCATTTTCATATGGACAAAAACCACACTATATTTaacacatatatttaaaaacatgatCTAATACATTTTCATACAATTATAAAAAATAGCCTATGTCATCAGTGACCTAGGATGCAAAGTTCTGTCTGTTGTGATTCAATAATAATTTTGAAATTGATCAAAaagaaatcaataataataaaacatatgtAAACCTCCAGCTGATTCATAAGACAGCCTCAGCCAATTATGGACATCATAATATTGTCATATGACCAAAACAAATAATCTGAAAAAACATTCTGGGGGTTTAACAGCGAGAGGGTAAGCACACATCATTTACACATATTGTAATTTTACCCTGTACTGGTCACATCGTTTAG from Paramormyrops kingsleyae isolate MSU_618 chromosome 16, PKINGS_0.4, whole genome shotgun sequence carries:
- the atp5po gene encoding LOW QUALITY PROTEIN: ATP synthase subunit O, mitochondrial (The sequence of the model RefSeq protein was modified relative to this genomic sequence to represent the inferred CDS: deleted 2 bases in 1 codon), whose amino-acid sequence is MRTQFDLQFLEIMAAVGLSQQVRQFSTTVIRPVAKLVKPPIQVYGVEGRYATALFSAASKQKKLDQVEQELGRVSTLIKDPRLSGIVMNPHVKRNIKQKTFNDALTKEKLSPITINLINVLAENGRLTLTADVIAAFGKMMSAHRGEVICSVTTAQPLDEANLAELKTALNGFLQKGEMLKLETKSDSSILGGMIVSIGDKYVDMSTKTKIQKLTNIMKET